One Phoenix dactylifera cultivar Barhee BC4 chromosome 8, palm_55x_up_171113_PBpolish2nd_filt_p, whole genome shotgun sequence genomic window carries:
- the LOC103722737 gene encoding THO complex subunit 7A-like, whose amino-acid sequence MLAKGRKTAGRGEEMAGHYAFGPLEDDVIIKHRLLTRTTTTRGEPPLKKLQKKFVSFALEIEKDADNPSDCERLYKAFLQEITTFELPLLKSRAVVDANIREKESFNELQEEIQRQILHAQADIEHLKKQLEESKIERQHKEECEAIRKLIALQPPRSETQKSISDLEKEIATLEAENAACVRTLDLRKKQFSLLLHVVDELQNTVEDEQKSLADELRAIMEEQKISIEDGSGGGSESMAVD is encoded by the exons ATGCTAGCTAAAGGAAGAAAAACTGCTGGGAGGGGTGAAGAGATGGCTGGACATTATGCTTTTGGTCCTCTTGAAGATGATGTGATAATTAAACATAGGCTTCTGACTCGCACCACAACTACCAGGGGTGAACCACCACTAAAGAAGCTTCAAAAGAAGTTTGTCTCCTTTGCACTTGAGATCGAGAAGGATGCAGATAATCCAAGTGACTGTGAGAGATTGTATAAGGCTTTCCTACAAGAAATAACTACTTTCGAGCTCCCACTTCTTAAAAGCAGAGCAGTGGTTGATGCGAACATCCGAGAGAAAGAGAGCTTCAATGAGCTGCAAGAAGAAATCCAACGCCAAATCTTACATGCTCAGGCTGATATCGAGCACTTAAAGAAACAGCTCGAGGAGAGCAAGATCGAGAGGCAGCACAAGGAGGAGTGTGAGGCCATCAGGAAGCTGATTGCTTTGCAGCCCCCAAGGTCAGAAACCCAGAAAAGTATCTCAGATCTTGAGAAGGAAATTGCTACTTTGGAGGCAGAGAATGCTGCATGTGTGAGGACATTGGATCTCCGCAAGAAACAATTCTCTCTTTTGCTGCACGTG GTTGATGAATTGCAGAATACCGTTGAGGATGAACAGAAGAGCCTGGCAGATGAGCTCCGAGCTATCATGGAAGAGCAGAAGATTAGCATTGAAGATGGTAGTGGTGGTGGCTCTGAGTCCATGGCTGTAGACTAA
- the LOC120111709 gene encoding uncharacterized protein LOC120111709 — protein MRILAWNCRGAAKPAFMSSFRRLVQIHSPEICLLYETRLSGRGLSHVLRRLEVDWESYAVDSQGLSGGIVALWKRGVATIDVFHNCSQQVIMTISEPNAAPWVLCGVYASTNHRTRRVLWDELTHLIALGLPSVMVGDFNCILEESEKRGGRAFTDSVDRREFRDFLSRNGLVDLGFSGPRFTWCNNQSGRARVWERLDRVVASTDWLIRFPSYRVSHLTRIASDHCPLLLSTASGSSHRSPFRFEKVWLSFPQSWDIVRGAWGLPVHGDAMQRVSRKLELTKRRLRRWNREVVGDIFRKLEDVEGAIADLQSREDQVGVLPEADMVSLRGLLATHHSILRQHEIFWRQKSRIQWVREGDRNTSFFHRSTVIRRQRNTIRSLWDERGHWVDDDSAISHILLEFFCSRWTEDSGSDVAGLLPRAESQIEVAANVLRVVSGTSTDVGQQVDPDREVEIDPMAQRVDEPVADLSDFSP, from the coding sequence ATGAGGATTCTTGCGTGGAATTGTAGAGGGGCGGCTAAGCCGGCCTTTATGTCATCCTTTAGGCGGCTGGTCCAGATCCATAGTCCGGAGATCTGCCTACTTTATGAAACACGACTCTCCGGTAGAGGACTCAGTCATGTCTTACGACGGTTAGAGGTTGACTGGGAGTCGTATGCAGTAGACTCCCAGGGGTTGTCGGGGGGCATTGTGGCTCTGTGGAAGCGGGGTGTGGCTACGATTGACGTATTCCACAACTGCTCCCAACAGGTCATCATGACCATCTCGGAACCTAACGCTGCTCCGTGGGTCTTGTGCGGAGTGTATGCTAGCACTAACCATCGAACCAGGAGGGTTCTGTGGGACGAGCTCACCCACCTAATTGCTCTGGGCCTTCCGTCTGTGATGGTGGGTGACTTCAATTGTATCTTGGAGGAGAGTGAGAAACGAGGAGGCAGGGCCTTCACTGACTCTGTGGATAGGAGGGAGTTCCGCGATTTCCTCTCGCGGAACGGCCTAGTAGATCTGGGTTTCTCAGGTCCGCGCTTCACTTGGTGTAACAACCAATCCGGACGAGCTAGGGTGTGGGAGCGACTGGACCGGGTTGTTGCTTCTACTGACTGGCTCATCAGATTCCCGTCCTATAGGGTCAGCCATCTTACTCGGATTGCTTCGGATCATTGTCCTTTGCTGCTCTCGACGGCATCAGGCTCAAGTCATCGTAGCCCATTCCGTTTCGAGAAAGTTTGGCTATCCTTTCCTCAATCCTGGGACATCGTCCGGGGAGCTTGGGGTCTGCCGGTCCACGGCGACGCCATGCAGAGGGTTTCACGAAAACTGGAATTGACCAAGCGACGGCTACGCCGCTGGAATCGGGAGGTCGTAGGTGATATTTTTAGGAAGCTGGAAGATGTGGAGGGTGCGATTGCTGACCTCCAAAGTAGGGAGGATCAGGTGGGCGTGCTCCCAGAGGCTGATATGGTGAGCCTCCGGGGACTACTCGCCACCCACCACTCGATCCTACGGCAACATGAGATTTTCTGGAGACAGAAATCCAGAATTCAGTGGGTCAGAGAGGGTGACCGGAACACTAGTTTTTTTCACCGATCGACGGTTATTAGGAGGCAGAGGAACACTATTCGTTCCTTGTGGGATGAGCGGGGTCATTGGGTGGACGATGATTCGGCGATTAGCCACATCCTACTCGAGTTCTTTTGCTCCCGTTGGACGGAGGATAGTGGGTCGGACGTTGCCGGCCTGCTCCCGAGAGCTGAATCCCAAATCGAAGTGGCTGCGAATGTGTTGCGAGTCGTGTCCGGGACTAGTACGGATGTGGGTCAGCAGGTTGATCCTGATCGTGAGGTGGAGATAGACCCTATGGCCCAGAGGGTCGATGAGCCTGTGGCCGACCTCTCGGACTTTTCCCCATGA
- the LOC103698629 gene encoding 1,2-dihydroxy-3-keto-5-methylthiopentene dioxygenase 1-like, which yields METYFQDGKEEVLQAWYMDDDDGDQRLPHHREPKEFVSLEKLSELGIVSWRLTGGNYETDGDLKKIREARGYSYMDICDVCPEKLSNYEDKIKSFFEEHLHTDEEIRYCLEGSGYFDVRDENDRWIRIAVKKGGMIVLPAGIYHRFTLDTNNYIKAMRLFVGEPIWTPYNRPHDDLPARKEYLETFAKKEVGGHAVEAR from the exons ATGGAGACCTACTTCCAG GATGGCAAGGAGGAGGTTCTTCAAGCTTGGTAtatggatgatgatgatggagacCAGAGACTTCCCCATCACCGTGAGCCCAAGGAGTTTGTTTCTCTGGAGAAACTTTCAG AACTGGGAATAGTCAGCTGGCGTCTCACTGGTGGTAACTATGAAACTGATGGGGACTTGAAAAAAATTCGTGAAGCACGAGGTTATTCTTACATG GACATATGTGATGTTTGTCCAGAAAAGCTGTCAAACTACGAGGATAAGATAAAGAGTTTCTTTGAAGAGCACCTGCACACTGATGAAGAGATCCGCTATTGCCTTGAAGGAAGTG GGTACTTTGATGTGAGAGATGAAAATGATCGCTGGATTCGTATAGCAGTCAAGAAGGGTGGCATGATTGTCTTACCTGCTGGAATTTACCATCGTTTTACGCTTGATACAAACAACTACATTAAG GCAATGCGGCTCTTTGTGGGCGAGCCCATCTGGACTCCGTATAACCGGCCGCATGATGATCTCCCTGCTAG GAAAGAGTATCTTGAAACTTTTGCAAAGAAGGAAGTTGGTGGCCATGCCGTTGAAGCTCGTTGA